A single window of Aphidius gifuensis isolate YNYX2018 linkage group LG1, ASM1490517v1, whole genome shotgun sequence DNA harbors:
- the LOC122860948 gene encoding myosin heavy chain, non-muscle-like isoform X1 — translation MADGEQRVDRSDPELRYLSVDRNNINDPAAQAEWTQKKLVWVPHENQGFVAAGIKGERGDEVEVEYAETGKRVLVAKDDIQKMNPPKFDKVEDMAELTCLNEASVLHNLKDRYYSGLIYTYSGLFCVVVNPYKRLPIYTEKIMERYKGIKRHEVPPHVFAITDTAYRSMLQDREDQSILCTGESGAGKTENTKKVIQYLAYVAASKPKSNATPSPALIIGTGSTTEKFAGELEQQLLQANPILEAFGNAKTVKNDNSSRFGKFIRINFDASGYIAGANIETYLLEKSRAIRQAKDERTFHIFYQLLAGASPEQKKEFILEDPKLYPFLSSGNLPVSGVDDAAEFASTVKSMNIMGMTNEDFSSIFRIVSAVMLFGSMQFRQERNSDQATLPDNTVAQKISHLLGLSVTEMTKAFLKPRIKVGRDFVTKAQTKEQVEFAVEAISKACYERMFRWLVNRVNRSLDRTKRQGASFIGILDMAGFEIFELNSFEQLCINYTNEKLQQLFNHTMFILEQEEYQREGIEWKFIDFGLDLQPTIDLIDKPMGIMALLDEECWFPKATDKTFVEKLVGAHSVHPKFMKTDFRGVADFAIIHYAGKVDYSAAKWLMKNMDPLNENIVSLLQASQDPFVCHIWKDAEIVGMAQQALTDTQFGARTRKGMFRTVSQLYKEQLAKLMVTLKNTNPNFVRCIIPNHEKRAGKIDAPLVLDQLRCNGVLEGIRICRQGFPNRIPFQEFRQRYELLTPNVIPKGFMDGKKACEKMIQALELDPNLYRVGQSKIFFRAGVLAHLEEERDYKITDLIVNFQAFCRGFLARRNYQKRLQQLNAIRIIQRNCAAYLKLRNWQWWRLYTKVKPLLEVTKQEEKLTQKEDELKQVRDKLESQLHSAQEYERKYQLAIEEKTILAEQLQAEVELCAEAEEMRARLAARKQELEEILHDLEARIEEEEERSTSLTQEKKKLQLNISDLEEQLEEEEASRQKLQLEKVQCDGKLKKLEEDLALADDTNQKLLKEKKLLEERANDLSQTLAEEEEKAKHLAKLKAKHEATIADLEEKLLKDHQQRQEVDRSKRKVETEVSDLKDQLAERKTQVEELQLQLGKREEELNQVMLKIDEEAAAKAQAQKALREYESQLAELQEDLEAEKIARSKAEKLKRDLNEELEALKNELLDSLDTTAAQQELRSKREQELATLKKNLEDETSGHEATISDMRHKHTQELTGMNEQMDALKKNKAALEKTKSTLEAENADLATELRSIGASRQESDRRRKQAEQQLVELNAKLTEIERSKQELAERVTKLQLEAETVSQQLEASELKASAAVKASTACESQFTEMQQQLEEETRQKLALSSKLRAIESEKESLHDQLEEEEEAKRALDKQVQALTLQLIDAKKRGDEEADAAIVLEEARKRCMKDIEALQRQVEELQAANDKLDKSKRKIQAELEDGTIELEVQRAKVIELEKKQKNFDKVLAEEKAVSEQFAEQRDSAEREAREKETRVLSLTRELDELNEKVEELERGRRTLQSELDELVNNQGTADKNVHELEKAKRALESQYAEKCSQVEELEDELQFTEDAKLRLEVNMQALRAQFERDLQAKEEQAEEKRRGLVKQLRDFEAELEDERKQRAAAIAARKKLEADYKDLEQQLEMHNKVKEDALKQLKKLQTQMKDGSREAEEARVARDELIIIAKEAEKKAKNLEADLLQLTEDLAASERARRVAENERDELQEEVNNNANKGTLMLDEKRRLEARIATLEEELEEEQSNSEIIADRSRKGQILIEQMTTDLTTERSSSQKIESQRLLLERQNKELKAKLAELETAQRAKTKATIQALESKISNLDEQLETEAKERFAQQKVNRKLDKKLKEMNLQLEDERRNSDQFKEQVEKANLRVKTLKRQLDETEEELDRLKGLKRKDQRRIDEMAETQENLNREVANLKNKLRRGGVPIGLSSTRITKRGSAQAGGSGDDSTTQDESIDGEESIN, via the exons acTTATTCTGGTCTGTTTTGTGTTGTTGTCAATCCATACAAGAGATTGCCAATTTATACAGAAAAGATTATGGAAAGATATAAGGGCATCAAAAGACACGAAGTACCACCTCATGTTTTTGCAATTACTGACACTGCCTACCGGTCCATGTTACAag atcGTGAGGATCAGTCAATTCTTTGTACTGGTGAATCTGGTGCTGGAAAAAcagaaaatactaaaaaagttattcaatATTTGGCCTATGTTGCTGCATCAAAACCCAAATCAAATGCT ACCCCAAGTCCAGCATTAATAATa GGGACTGGGAGTACAACGGAGAAATTCGCG GGTGAATTGGAACAACAGTTACTTCAAGCCAATCCAATATTGGAAGCCTTCGGTAATGCAAAAACTGTAAAGAATGACAATTCTTCGAGATTT ggtaaatttataagaataaattttgatgcaTCTGGATATATTGCTGGTGCAAATATTGAAAcatatttacttgaaaaatcacGAGCAATTAGACAAGCAAAAGATGAAAGaacatttcatatattttatcagtTACTTGCTGGTGCATCAccagaacaaaaaaaagaatttatactAGAAGATCCAAAATTATATCCATTTTTATCAAGTGGTAATTTGCCAGTATCTGGTGTTGATGATGCTGCTGAATTTGCATCAACAGTTAAATCAATGAATATAATGGGAATGACAAATGaagatttttcatcaatatttcgTATTGTATCAGCAGTTATGTTATTTGGTTCAATGCAATTTAGACAAGAAAGAAATTCTGATCAAGCAACATTACCAGATAATACTGTTGcacaaaaaatatcacattTATTGGGTTTAAGTGTAACTGAAATGACAAAAGCATTTTTAAAACCAAGAATTAAAGTTGGACGTGATTTTGTAACAAAAGCACAAACAAAAGAACAAGTTGAATTTGCTGTTGAGGCAATATCAAAAGCATGCTATGAAAGAATGTTTCGTTGGTTAGTTAATAGAGTTAATAGATCACTTGATAGAACTAAAAGACAAGGTGCAAGTTTTATTGGTATATTAGATATGGCTggttttgaaatatttgaattaaattcatttgaacaattatgtattaattatacaaatgaaaaattacaacaattatttaatcatacaATGTTTATATTAGAACAAGAAGAATATCAACGTGAAGGTATTGAAtggaaatttattgattttggtTTAGATTTACAGCCAACAATTGATCTTATTGATAAACCAATGGGTATTATGGCATTACTTGATGAAGAATGTTGGTTTCCAAAAGCAACAGATAAAACATTTGTTGAAAAACTTGTTGGTGCACATAGTGTACATccaaaatttatgaaaacagATTTTCGTGGTGTTGCTGATTTTGCTATTATTCATTATGCTGGTAAAGTTGATTATTCAGCAGCAAAATGGCTTATGAAAAATATGGATCCacttaatgaaaatattgttagTTTATTACAAGCATCACAAGATCCATTTGTATGTCATATATGGAAAGATGCTGAAATTGTTGGTATGGCACAACAAGCATTAACAGATACACAATTTGGTGCTAGAACAAGAAAAGGTATGTTTCGTACTGTATCACAATTATATAAAGAACAACTTGCTAAACTTATGGTTACacttaaaaatacaaatccaAATTTTGTACGTTGTATTATACCAAATCATGAAAAAAGAGCTGGTAAAATTGATGCACCACTTGTACTTGATCAATTACGTTGTAATGGTGTACTTGAAGGTATACGTATATGTCGTCAAGGTTTTCCAAATCGTATACCATTCCAAGAATTTCGTCAACgttatgaattattaacacCAAATGTCATACCAAAAGGTTTTATGGATGGTAAAAAAGCATGTGAAAAAATGATACAAGCACTTGAATTAGATCCAAATTTATATCGTGTTGGACAATCGAAAATATTCTTTAGAGCTGGTGTATTGGCACATCTTGAAGAGGAACgtgattataaaataactgatcttattgttaattttcaaGCATTTTGTCGTGGTTTTTTGGCACGTCGTAATTATCAAAAACgtttacaacaattaaatgCAATACGTATTATACAACGTAATTGTGctgcatatttaaaattacgtaATTGGCAATGGTGGAgattatatacaaaagttaAACCTCTACTTGAAGTTACAaaacaagaagaaaaattaacacaaaaagAAGATGAATTAAAACAAGTTAGAGATAAATTAGAATCACAATTACATTCAGCACAagaatatgaaagaaaatatcaattggcaattgaagaaaaaacaattttagcTGAACAATTACAAGCTGAAGTTGAATTATGTGCTGAAGCTGAAGAAATGCGTGCAAGATTAGCAGCAAGAAAACAAGAATTAGAAGAAATATTACATGATTTAGAAGCACGtattgaagaagaagaagaaagaaGTACAAGTTtaacacaagaaaaaaaaaaattacaattaaatattagtgATTTAGAAGAACAacttgaagaagaagaagcatCAAGACAAAAATTACAACTTGAAAAAGTACAATGtgatggtaaattaaaaaaattagaagaagATTTAGCACTTGCTGATGATACTAATCAAAAgctattaaaagaaaaaaaattattagaagaAAGAGCTAATGATTTATCACAAACACTtgctgaagaagaagaaaaagctAAACATTTAGCTAAATTAAAAGCTAAACATGAAGCAACAATTGCTGatcttgaagaaaaattattaaaagatcaTCAACAAAGACAAGAAGTTGATAGATCAAAAAGAAAAGTTGAAACTGAAGTATCTGATCTTAAAGATCAATTAGCTGAACGTAAAACACAAGTTGAAGAATTACAATTACAACTTGGTAAACGTGAAGAAGAATTAAATCAAGTTatgttaaaaattgatgaagaagCTGCTGCTAAAGCACAAGCACAAAAAGCATTACGTGAATATGAATCACAACTTGCTGAATTACAAGAAGATCTTGAAGCTGAAAAAATTGCACGTAGTaaagctgaaaaattaaaacgtgatttaaatgaagaattagaagcattaaaaaatgaattacttGATTCACTTGATACAACAGCAGCACAACAAGAATTACGATCAAAACGTGAACAAGAACTtgcaacattaaaaaaaaatcttgaagatGAAACATCTGGTCATGAAGCAACAATATCTGATATGCGTCATAAACATACACAAGAATTAACTGGTATGAATGAACAAATggatgcattaaaaaaaaataaagcagcacttgaaaaaacaaaatcaacattAGAAGCTGAAAATGCTGATTTAGCAACTGAATTACGTTCAATTGGTGCAAGTAGACAAGAATCAGATCGTCGACGTAAACAAGCTGAACAACAATTAGTTGAATTAAATGCAAAATTAACTGAAATTGAAAGATCAAAACAAGAATTAGCTGAAAGAGTTACAAAATTACAACTTGAAGCTGAAACAGTATCACAACAATTAGAAGCATCTGAATTAAAAGCATCAGCAGCTGTTAAAGCATCAACAGCATGTGAATCACAATTTACTGAAATGCAACAACAGCTAGAAGAAGAAACAAGACAAAAATTAGCATTGAGCTCAAAATTACGTGCTATTGAAAGTGAAAAAGAAAGTCTTCATGATCAAttggaagaagaagaagaagcaaAACGTGCATTAGATAAACAAGTACAAGCATTAACATTACAATTAATTGATGCTAAAAAACGTGGTGATGAAGAGGCTGATGCAGCAATTGTACTTGAAGAAGCACGTAAACGTTGTATGAAAGATATTGAAGCATTACAACGACAAGTTGAAGAATTACAAGCAGCAAATGATAAATTAGATAAATCAAAACGTAAAATACAAGCTGAATTAGAAGATGGTACAATTGAACTTGAAGTACAAAGAGCTAAAGTTATtgagcttgaaaaaaaacaaaaaaattttgataaagtaCTTGCTGAAGAAAAAGCTGTATCTGAACAATTTGCTGAACAAAGAGATTCTGCTGAACGTGAAGCACGTGAAAAAGAAACACGTGTATTATCATTAACACGTGAATTAGATGAACTTAATGAAAAAGTTGAAGAACTTGAACGTGGACGTCGTACATTACAATCAGAACTTGATGAACTTGTTAATAATCAAGGTACAGCTGATAAAAATGTACATGAATTAGAAAAAGCTAAACGTGCACTTGAATCACAATATGCTGAAAAATGTTCACAAGTTGAAGAACTTGAAGATGAATTACAATTTACTGAAGATGCAAAATTACGTCTTGAAGTTAATATGCAAGCATTAAGAGCACAATTTGAGCGTGATTTACAAGCTAAAGAAGAACAAGCTGAAGAAAAACGTCGTGGTCTTGTTAAACAATTACGTGATTTTGAAGCTGAACTTGAAGATGAAAGAAAACAACGTGCTGCTGCAATTGCTGCACGTAAAAAATTAGAAGCTGATTATAAAGATCTTGAACAACAATTAGAAATGCATAATAAAGTTAAAGAAGATgcattaaaacaattaaaaaaattacaaacacaAATGAAAGATGGTTCACGTGAAGCTGAAGAAGCACGTGTTGCACGTGATgaacttattattattgctaaagaagctgaaaaaaaagctaaaaatctTGAAGCtgatttattacaattaactGAAGATTTAGCAGCAAGTGAACGTGCAAGACGTGTTGCTGAAAATGAACGTGATGAATTACAAGAagaagttaataataatgcaaataaaGGTACACTTATGCTTGATGAAAAACGTCGTTTAGAAGCTAGAATAGCAACACTTGAAGAAGAATTAGAAGAAGAACAATCAAATAGTGAAATAATTGCTGATCGTTCAAGAAAAggacaaatattaattgaacaaatgaCAACTGATTTAACAACTGAACGTTCATCATcacaaaaaattgaatcacAAAGATTATTACTTGAACGacaaaataaagaattaaaagCTAAACTTGCTGAACTTGAAACAGCACAACGTGCTAAAACAAAAGCAACAATACAAGCACTTGAATCTAAAATAAGTAATCTTGATGAACAACTTGAAACTGAAGCTAAAGAACGTTTTGCACAACAAAAAGTTAATCGTAAattggataaaaaattaaaagaaatgaatttacaattgGAAGATGAAAGAAGAAATTCAGATCAATTTAAAGAACAAGTTGAAAAAGCTAATTTACGAGTTAAAACACTTAAAAGACAATTGGATGAAACTGAAGAAGAACTTGACAGGCTCAAGggattaaaaagaaaagatcAAAGAAGAATTGATGAAATGGCTGAAacacaagaaaatttaaatcgtGAAGTTGctaatcttaaaaataaacttcg tCGTGGTGGTGTACCAATTGGTTTGAGTTCAACAAGAATAACTAAACGTGGATCTGCACAAGCTGGTGGTTCTGGTGATGATTCAACAACTCAAGATGAAAGTATCGATGGTGAAGaatctattaattaa